One stretch of Pedobacter riviphilus DNA includes these proteins:
- a CDS encoding DUF5458 family protein, with protein sequence MSNPQELKTDQNTAQPGFKPAEGKTIEKTSLKDNLEKLARVGGFDLLEATVDGLQNLNPERKARKQIFLTGDEKKKEREELKKKIQLWIDVLESSTSVADMVEKSTEKLNAAEENLNKNIGTALESTRELEQAYRSVHLFYKNTESDKLKNVVLLNASMDQIKDLDNPRFIEYVDDELKQNYDRLDLRKNYSLMVVPGYMGSNKVLERWAKIAHNNKAMLVTDFADLDQPDDVLDLFTAANFTGGDAFRSNVIMTCNWLVGRGKVAEVGEEDDLTVPGSAALAGKMYYTLMSQVTAGKKHGAINEVDGVKFDLKKSEISHLERVGLVPMVNEYGKVMAFSAKTLFNGDNIGLQTYSVVRVFDYITKVLFDFLNRRAFENWTSKTEQDLRGQIVKFLDGIQGADRLIERFKIMRFERDELQKDRIHLDIHITPYFPAKSFVVKLDGHKGEDENTTWNTEYNQQ encoded by the coding sequence ATGTCAAATCCTCAAGAATTAAAAACAGACCAAAATACAGCTCAGCCTGGGTTTAAACCCGCTGAAGGCAAAACCATAGAAAAAACATCGCTTAAAGATAACTTAGAAAAACTGGCCAGGGTTGGTGGTTTCGATCTGTTAGAAGCAACTGTTGACGGACTTCAGAATTTAAATCCTGAAAGAAAAGCCAGAAAGCAGATTTTTTTAACTGGTGATGAAAAAAAGAAAGAACGTGAAGAGCTGAAAAAGAAAATTCAGCTTTGGATAGATGTGCTCGAATCTTCCACCTCTGTAGCAGATATGGTTGAAAAAAGCACTGAAAAACTGAACGCCGCTGAAGAAAACTTAAATAAAAACATTGGTACAGCACTCGAAAGTACCAGAGAACTGGAGCAGGCTTATAGATCGGTGCATTTATTCTATAAAAATACCGAATCTGACAAACTGAAAAATGTGGTGCTGTTAAATGCATCAATGGACCAGATTAAAGATCTCGATAATCCTCGTTTTATTGAATATGTTGATGATGAATTAAAGCAGAATTACGATCGATTAGATCTTCGTAAAAATTATTCATTAATGGTTGTTCCAGGCTATATGGGCTCTAATAAAGTATTAGAAAGATGGGCCAAAATAGCACACAACAATAAAGCGATGCTGGTAACAGATTTTGCCGATTTAGATCAGCCTGATGATGTACTTGATTTATTTACTGCTGCTAATTTTACAGGTGGCGATGCATTTAGATCGAACGTTATCATGACCTGTAACTGGCTGGTAGGCCGCGGCAAAGTGGCAGAAGTGGGTGAGGAAGATGACCTTACCGTTCCAGGATCGGCCGCTCTTGCAGGTAAAATGTATTACACACTAATGTCGCAGGTTACCGCAGGTAAAAAACATGGTGCTATAAATGAAGTAGATGGCGTAAAATTCGATTTAAAGAAAAGTGAAATCTCTCATTTAGAACGTGTAGGTTTAGTGCCAATGGTTAATGAATACGGTAAAGTAATGGCTTTTTCGGCTAAAACCTTGTTCAATGGCGATAATATTGGTTTACAGACTTATTCAGTTGTTCGTGTATTCGATTACATTACCAAAGTATTGTTCGATTTCTTAAACAGAAGAGCTTTCGAAAACTGGACTTCTAAAACAGAACAGGATTTGCGTGGTCAGATTGTTAAGTTTTTGGATGGTATCCAGGGAGCAGATCGTTTAATCGAAAGATTTAAGATTATGCGTTTCGAAAGAGATGAACTTCAAAAAGACAGAATCCACCTTGATATCCACATTACACCGTATTTTCCGGCTAAAAGTTTTGTGGTAAAACTAGACGGCCATAAGGGTGAAGACGAGAATACAACCTGGAATACAGAGTATAACCAGCAATAG
- a CDS encoding NAD(P)H-dependent oxidoreductase: MKKNASTNFLINAYKQGAESAGATVRELAIIDLIFNSNKQFNNRQIAELEPDLQKALTAIRQSNHVVLFCPVYVDHIPAKIKGFFDRLFMPDQIFTTQQQNVNNNFSGRSARIVSILDEATFKEWKANKKTTYLSIKKVVFEKCRMSPVLTNTIGELHSLENHYSQKWVAKMEKFGAQLI, encoded by the coding sequence TTGAAAAAAAACGCATCTACAAATTTCCTGATTAACGCATATAAGCAAGGTGCTGAAAGTGCTGGTGCAACGGTAAGAGAGTTGGCCATCATCGACCTCATATTCAACTCGAACAAACAGTTCAATAACAGGCAAATTGCCGAGTTAGAACCCGATCTGCAAAAAGCTTTAACTGCAATTAGGCAAAGCAACCATGTGGTGCTTTTTTGCCCTGTATATGTAGATCATATTCCGGCAAAGATTAAAGGCTTTTTTGATCGCTTATTTATGCCCGACCAGATTTTTACTACCCAGCAGCAAAACGTAAACAATAATTTTAGTGGCCGTTCGGCACGGATTGTGTCTATTTTAGATGAGGCAACTTTTAAAGAATGGAAAGCAAATAAGAAAACAACTTATCTATCTATTAAAAAAGTTGTTTTTGAGAAATGCAGAATGAGCCCCGTACTTACCAATACCATTGGCGAATTACACTCTCTTGAAAATCATTATAGCCAAAAATGGGTGGCTAAAATGGAAAAATTTGGTGCGCAGCTAATTTAA
- the tssD gene encoding type VI secretion system tube protein TssD encodes MAFKARLNFSGKEYDVLHCAYALNRDVDAKGRPSSGVYGGTIDIEIESTEDTSIIEAMVNNQYKPITGTLLIKKTEEDAKMKEVNFEDGYIVKYSEGINIVGDHPMTLKFQISARKLKLGNAEHLNDWPKA; translated from the coding sequence ATGGCTTTCAAAGCTAGATTAAATTTTTCGGGCAAGGAGTACGATGTGCTTCATTGTGCCTATGCGTTAAACCGCGATGTAGATGCTAAAGGAAGACCTTCTTCCGGAGTTTACGGCGGTACCATCGACATTGAGATCGAATCAACCGAAGACACCTCAATTATCGAGGCGATGGTAAACAACCAGTACAAACCTATCACAGGAACCCTTCTGATCAAAAAAACAGAGGAAGATGCCAAAATGAAAGAAGTTAACTTCGAGGATGGCTACATTGTTAAGTATTCCGAAGGGATCAACATTGTAGGCGATCACCCGATGACGCTTAAGTTCCAGATTTCAGCGAGAAAGCTTAAATTAGGCAATGCCGAGCACCTTAACGACTGGCCTAAAGCCTAG
- the tssD gene encoding type VI secretion system tube protein TssD, whose amino-acid sequence MAFKTRLNLGSKEFDVLQCSFSLNRDVDAKGRPSSGVYGGTIHIEIESTEDTSVIESMVNNQYKPLSGNIVFKKGEEDAKMKELSFEDGYIIQYNEGIAVNDNTPMTLSFVVSARKLKLGNAEHENDWPKA is encoded by the coding sequence ATGGCATTCAAAACCCGTTTAAACTTAGGATCAAAAGAATTTGATGTACTACAGTGCAGCTTTTCATTAAATAGAGATGTTGACGCAAAAGGCCGTCCATCGTCAGGTGTTTATGGTGGCACCATCCACATCGAAATCGAATCAACCGAAGATACTTCTGTAATCGAATCGATGGTTAACAACCAGTATAAACCACTTTCAGGTAACATCGTTTTCAAAAAAGGCGAAGAAGATGCAAAAATGAAAGAGCTTTCTTTTGAAGATGGCTACATTATTCAATACAACGAGGGTATTGCTGTAAACGATAATACACCTATGACATTAAGTTTCGTGGTATCGGCCCGTAAGCTAAAGCTGGGCAACGCAGAACACGAAAACGATTGGCCTAAAGCTTAA
- a CDS encoding type VI secretion system Vgr family protein, with protein sequence MEKKLIAEINIEDKEITHFASFSLTQAFNEHHYFELRFNHDQMGAPGLISLDDSRDFVGKTLTASFGHSPEGMQNFVGLVSKVELSQSHGYHGVLIVSGYSPTILIDRGPDLGSYLDKDLNEIVKLATKDTPANDLKVVANAARSTSIDYIIQYRESDFAFLNRLSAEYHEWFFYDGKQLNFGKPNTQKEISLFYGRDVQEMQYAMEIAPIKNKRFSYNPKQNEMLLSESTGKVDGTPDLSHAVKASNLTFSKTFNQPSLIRVDNNNDIKNLVENEEKANTSELLKVTARGDNAGLSIGSIAEITMSLRKELAFTTESLGKFLITGIKHHIDENGKYHNNFEGKIATTERLLVKNFEKPQPDMQLADVIDNNDPQGQGRIKVKFKWECLTNDVTEWLRVVTPSAGVGDRGNNRGYFAIPEIDDQVMIAFEEGNIARPVVMGSVYHSASVDSSPLIQNHLKSIITRSGHLIEFDDNQETQGIKITDIHSNIIHIDTKGNNITITALENMTLNCKNMQINVGENMDVQVGQDQSVSIGNNQTTTVNKDIGTTAGNNYSLSATGDIQETSDKRSEFVTKDFIRQSETSNELASEITMFSQKENMSLQSGKTVEINSAEKSKLF encoded by the coding sequence ATGGAAAAAAAACTCATTGCAGAAATCAATATAGAGGATAAGGAAATTACCCATTTTGCTTCCTTCAGCCTAACACAGGCTTTTAACGAACACCATTATTTCGAACTGCGTTTTAACCACGATCAAATGGGGGCACCCGGGCTGATCAGTTTAGATGATAGCCGCGATTTTGTGGGCAAAACCCTAACTGCGTCTTTTGGCCATTCGCCAGAAGGTATGCAGAATTTTGTAGGTCTGGTTTCGAAGGTAGAGCTATCGCAGAGCCATGGTTATCATGGTGTTTTAATTGTAAGTGGTTATAGTCCAACTATTTTAATCGATCGAGGTCCTGATTTGGGTTCGTATTTAGATAAGGATCTGAATGAGATTGTAAAACTGGCCACGAAAGATACACCTGCCAACGATTTAAAGGTAGTGGCCAATGCCGCCAGGAGTACATCTATCGATTATATAATTCAATATCGGGAAAGCGATTTTGCTTTTCTGAACCGTCTTTCTGCCGAATACCACGAATGGTTTTTTTACGACGGCAAACAGCTGAATTTCGGTAAGCCTAATACACAGAAAGAAATATCGTTGTTTTATGGCAGGGATGTGCAGGAAATGCAATACGCCATGGAAATTGCACCGATTAAAAATAAAAGGTTCTCCTATAATCCGAAGCAGAACGAAATGTTGTTGAGCGAGAGTACTGGCAAAGTAGATGGCACGCCTGATTTATCGCATGCTGTAAAAGCTTCGAACCTTACTTTCAGCAAAACCTTTAATCAACCTTCTTTAATCAGGGTTGATAATAACAACGATATCAAAAACCTGGTTGAAAATGAAGAAAAAGCCAATACCAGCGAACTTTTAAAAGTAACGGCCAGGGGCGATAATGCAGGATTGAGCATTGGTAGTATCGCTGAAATTACGATGAGCTTAAGGAAAGAGCTGGCTTTTACAACTGAAAGTTTGGGCAAATTTCTGATTACGGGCATTAAACACCACATCGACGAAAATGGCAAATACCACAATAATTTCGAAGGGAAAATAGCCACAACCGAGCGTTTGCTGGTGAAAAACTTTGAAAAACCACAGCCCGACATGCAACTGGCAGATGTAATCGATAATAACGATCCACAAGGCCAGGGCCGCATTAAAGTAAAATTTAAATGGGAGTGCTTAACCAACGATGTAACCGAATGGCTACGTGTGGTTACGCCTAGTGCAGGGGTTGGCGATAGGGGTAATAACCGTGGTTACTTCGCTATCCCCGAAATTGATGATCAGGTAATGATCGCTTTTGAGGAAGGTAATATAGCCCGACCAGTGGTAATGGGCAGTGTTTACCACAGTGCCAGTGTGGATAGTAGCCCGTTGATTCAAAACCACCTTAAAAGTATCATCACCAGAAGCGGGCATTTAATCGAGTTTGATGACAACCAGGAAACACAGGGCATTAAAATTACCGATATTCACAGCAACATCATCCATATCGATACGAAAGGTAATAACATTACCATTACCGCTTTGGAGAATATGACCTTAAACTGCAAGAACATGCAGATTAATGTAGGGGAAAATATGGATGTTCAGGTGGGGCAAGATCAATCGGTTTCTATTGGAAATAATCAAACCACCACGGTTAATAAGGATATCGGAACTACCGCTGGGAATAATTATTCACTTAGCGCTACGGGCGATATTCAGGAAACCTCAGATAAAAGATCAGAATTTGTTACTAAAGATTTCATCAGGCAGTCTGAAACCTCTAATGAGCTGGCAAGCGAAATTACCATGTTCAGCCAAAAAGAGAATATGAGTTTGCAAAGTGGCAAAACGGTAGAGATAAATAGTGCTGAAAAATCTAAATTATTCTAA